A window of the Falco biarmicus isolate bFalBia1 chromosome 10, bFalBia1.pri, whole genome shotgun sequence genome harbors these coding sequences:
- the YWHAB gene encoding 14-3-3 protein beta/alpha isoform X1 gives MRRAMDKSELVQKAKLAEQAERYDDMAAAMKAVTEQGHELSNEERNLLSVAYKNVVGARRSSWRVISSIEQKTERNEKKQQMGREYREKIEAELQDICNDVLELLDKYLIVNATQPESKVFYLKMKGDYYRYLSEVASGDNKQTTVANSQQAYQEAFEISKKEMQPTHPIRLGLALNFSVFYYEILNSPEKACNLAKTAFDEAIAELDTLNEESYKDSTLIMQLLRDNLTLWTSENQGDEGDAGEGEN, from the exons ATGAG GAGAGCCATGGATAAAAGTGAGTTGGTACAGAAAGCCAAACTGGCTGAACAGGCTGAGCGTTACGATGACATGGCTGCTGCTATGAAGGCTGTCACTGAGCAAGGACATGAACTGTCCAACGAAGAAAGGAATCTACTCTCAGTTGCCTACAAGAATGTGGTTGGTGCCCGTCGCTCATCCTGGCGTGTGATTTCCAGCAttgaacagaaaacagagaggaatgagaagaaacagcagatgGGAAGAGAGTATCGTGAGAAAATTGAAGCTGAATTGCAGGATATCTGCAATGATGTTCTG GAACTCCTGGATAAATACCTTATTGTCAATGCAACACAGCCAGAAAGCAAGGTCttctatttgaaaatgaaaggcGATTACTACAGATACCTTTCAGAGGTGGCATCTGGGGACAATAAGCAAA CAACGGTAGCAAACTCTCAGCAAGCTTACCAGGAGGCATTTGAAATTAGCAAGAAAGAGATGCAGCCAACACACCCCATTCGACTTGGTTTGGCTCTAAATTTCTCTGTCTTCTACTATGAGATACTAAATTCTCCTGAAAAAGCCTGTAACCTGGCAAAGACG GCATTTGATGAAGCGATAGCAGAGCTGGACACGCTGAATGAAGAGTCTTACAAAGACAGCACTCTGATCATGCAGCTGCTTAGGGACAACCTCACT CTATGGACGTCGGAAAACCAGGGAGATGAaggggatgctggggagggagagaactAA
- the YWHAB gene encoding 14-3-3 protein beta/alpha isoform X2, translating into MDKSELVQKAKLAEQAERYDDMAAAMKAVTEQGHELSNEERNLLSVAYKNVVGARRSSWRVISSIEQKTERNEKKQQMGREYREKIEAELQDICNDVLELLDKYLIVNATQPESKVFYLKMKGDYYRYLSEVASGDNKQTTVANSQQAYQEAFEISKKEMQPTHPIRLGLALNFSVFYYEILNSPEKACNLAKTAFDEAIAELDTLNEESYKDSTLIMQLLRDNLTLWTSENQGDEGDAGEGEN; encoded by the exons ATGGATAAAAGTGAGTTGGTACAGAAAGCCAAACTGGCTGAACAGGCTGAGCGTTACGATGACATGGCTGCTGCTATGAAGGCTGTCACTGAGCAAGGACATGAACTGTCCAACGAAGAAAGGAATCTACTCTCAGTTGCCTACAAGAATGTGGTTGGTGCCCGTCGCTCATCCTGGCGTGTGATTTCCAGCAttgaacagaaaacagagaggaatgagaagaaacagcagatgGGAAGAGAGTATCGTGAGAAAATTGAAGCTGAATTGCAGGATATCTGCAATGATGTTCTG GAACTCCTGGATAAATACCTTATTGTCAATGCAACACAGCCAGAAAGCAAGGTCttctatttgaaaatgaaaggcGATTACTACAGATACCTTTCAGAGGTGGCATCTGGGGACAATAAGCAAA CAACGGTAGCAAACTCTCAGCAAGCTTACCAGGAGGCATTTGAAATTAGCAAGAAAGAGATGCAGCCAACACACCCCATTCGACTTGGTTTGGCTCTAAATTTCTCTGTCTTCTACTATGAGATACTAAATTCTCCTGAAAAAGCCTGTAACCTGGCAAAGACG GCATTTGATGAAGCGATAGCAGAGCTGGACACGCTGAATGAAGAGTCTTACAAAGACAGCACTCTGATCATGCAGCTGCTTAGGGACAACCTCACT CTATGGACGTCGGAAAACCAGGGAGATGAaggggatgctggggagggagagaactAA